The Kluyvera intermedia genome window below encodes:
- the pabA gene encoding aminodeoxychorismate synthase component 2, with the protein MILLIDNYDSFTWNLYQYFCELGASVTVRRNDDITLDDIAQLAPDKIVISPGPCTPDDAGISLDVIRHYAGKVPLLGVCLGHQAIAQAFGARIVRAAKVMHGKTSPITHQQQGVFRGLNNPLTVTRYHSLLIDPDTLADCFEVTARSEAGEIMGIRHRQWDLEGVQFHPESILSEQGHELLANFLNR; encoded by the coding sequence ATGATCCTGCTGATTGATAACTACGATTCCTTTACCTGGAACCTCTACCAGTATTTTTGTGAGCTGGGGGCCAGCGTAACGGTCAGACGTAACGATGACATCACCCTCGATGATATCGCTCAGCTCGCACCGGACAAAATCGTTATCTCCCCCGGCCCCTGCACGCCAGATGACGCCGGTATCTCCCTTGATGTGATTCGCCACTATGCGGGAAAAGTACCGCTGCTCGGTGTTTGCTTAGGCCATCAGGCCATCGCGCAGGCATTTGGGGCGCGTATCGTTCGTGCGGCGAAAGTGATGCACGGGAAAACCTCACCGATTACCCACCAGCAGCAGGGCGTGTTTCGGGGTTTGAATAACCCGCTAACCGTCACTCGCTACCATTCTTTGTTGATTGACCCTGATACGTTAGCCGATTGTTTTGAGGTAACCGCACGTAGTGAGGCGGGGGAAATTATGGGGATTCGTCACCGACAGTGGGATTTGGAAGGCGTGCAGTTCCACCCGGAGAGTATCCTTAGCGAGCAAGGGCACGAACTACTGGCAAACTTTCTCAACCGATAG
- the tsgA gene encoding MFS transporter TsgA, whose product MTNSNRIKLTWISFFSYALTGALVIVTGMVMGNIADYFNLPVSSMSNTFTFLNAGILISIFLNAWLMEIVPLKTQLRFGFILMLLAVAGLMTSHSLALFSAAMFVLGLVSGITMSIGTFLITHMYEGRQRGARLLFTDSFFSMAGMIFPMLAAWLLARTIEWYWVYACIGLIYVAIFVLTFGCDFPVLGKKAQQEDQPVAKEKWGIGVLFLSVAALCYILGQLGFISWVPEYAKGLGMSLNDAGKLVSDFWMSYMFGMWAFSFILRFFDLQRILTVLAGIATVMMYLFNHGEPQHLAWFILTLGFFSSAIYTSIITLGSLQTKIASPKLVNFVLTCGTIGTMLTFVVTGPIVASSGPLAALTTSNALYAVVFVMCLVLGFVSRHRQHAVGASH is encoded by the coding sequence ATGACTAACAGCAACCGTATCAAGCTCACATGGATCAGCTTCTTCTCCTACGCCCTTACCGGTGCGTTGGTAATTGTCACCGGGATGGTGATGGGAAATATTGCCGATTATTTTAATCTGCCGGTTTCCAGCATGAGTAACACCTTTACCTTCCTGAACGCTGGGATCCTGATCTCGATTTTCCTGAATGCCTGGCTGATGGAAATTGTCCCACTGAAAACGCAGCTGCGTTTTGGCTTTATTCTGATGTTGCTGGCGGTCGCCGGGCTGATGACCAGCCACAGCCTGGCGCTGTTCTCCGCGGCGATGTTCGTGCTGGGTCTGGTCAGCGGTATCACCATGTCCATCGGTACGTTCCTGATTACCCATATGTATGAAGGTCGTCAGCGCGGCGCGCGTCTGCTGTTCACCGACTCCTTCTTCAGCATGGCCGGGATGATCTTCCCGATGCTGGCCGCCTGGCTGCTGGCGCGTACCATTGAGTGGTACTGGGTTTACGCGTGTATTGGCCTGATCTACGTGGCTATCTTTGTTTTGACCTTCGGTTGTGACTTCCCGGTGCTGGGCAAAAAAGCGCAGCAGGAAGACCAGCCGGTGGCGAAGGAGAAATGGGGTATCGGCGTGCTGTTCCTGTCCGTTGCCGCGCTGTGCTACATCCTCGGTCAACTGGGCTTTATTTCGTGGGTTCCAGAGTATGCCAAGGGTCTGGGTATGAGCCTGAACGATGCCGGTAAACTGGTCAGCGATTTCTGGATGTCTTATATGTTCGGCATGTGGGCGTTTAGCTTCATTCTGCGTTTCTTCGATCTGCAACGCATTCTGACGGTGCTGGCGGGGATTGCGACGGTGATGATGTATCTGTTTAACCACGGCGAGCCGCAGCATCTGGCCTGGTTTATCCTGACGCTGGGCTTTTTCTCCAGCGCTATCTACACCTCAATTATTACGTTGGGTTCTTTGCAGACCAAAATCGCCTCACCCAAACTGGTTAACTTTGTGCTGACCTGCGGCACCATCGGCACGATGCTGACGTTTGTTGTGACTGGGCCGATTGTGGCGAGCAGCGGGCCGCTGGCGGCATTGACGACTTCTAATGCGCTTTATGCGGTGGTGTTTGTGATGTGTCTGGTGCTTGGGTTTGTTAGTCGTCATCGTCAGCATGCGGTGGGAGCTTCTCACTAA
- the nirB gene encoding nitrite reductase large subunit NirB, translating into MSKVRLAIIGNGMVGHRFIEDILDKTDASQLDITVFCEEPRIAYDRVHLSSYFSHHTAEELSLVREGFYEKHGVKVLVGERAITINRKEKVIHSSAGRTVFYDKLIMATGSYPWIPPIKGSETQDCFVYRTIEDLNAIESCARRSKRGAVVGGGLLGLEAAGALKNLGVETHVIEFAPMLMAEQLDQMGGEQLKRKIESMGVKVHTNKNTKEIVQEGEEARKTMRFADGSQLEVDFIVFSTGIRPRDKLATQCGLEVGQRGGIMINDSCQTSDPDIYAIGECASWKNRVYGLVAPGYKMAQVAVDHILGNENSFQGADMSAKLKLLGVDVGGIGDAHGRTPGARSYVYLDENKEVYKRLIVSPDNKTLLGAVLVGDTSDFGNLLQLALNTIELPENPDALILPAHASGGKPSIGVDKLPDSAQICSCFDVTKGALIAAINKGCHTVAALKAETKAGTGCGGCIPLVTQVLNAELAKQGIEVNHSLCEHFAFTRQELYHLIRVEGIKTFDELLAKYGKGYGCEVCKPTVGSLLASCWNEFILKPQHTPLQDTNDNFLANIQKDGTYSVIPRSAGGEITPEGLVAVGRIASEFNLYTKITGSQRIGLFGAQKDDLPEIWRQLIEAGFETGHAYAKALRMAKTCVGSTWCRYGVGDSVGFGVELENRYKGIRTPHKMKFGVSGCTRECAEAQGKDVGIIATEKGWNLYVCGNGGMKPRHADLLAADLDRDTLIKYLDRFMMFYIRTADKLTRTAPWLDNLEGGIDYLRSVIIDDKLGLNQHLEEEIARLREAFACEWTETVNDPAAQVRFKHFINSEQRDPNVQVVSERAQHRPATPYERIPVTLVEENA; encoded by the coding sequence ATGAGCAAAGTCAGACTCGCAATTATCGGTAATGGCATGGTCGGCCACCGTTTCATCGAGGACATTCTCGATAAAACCGACGCAAGCCAGCTTGATATTACCGTCTTCTGTGAAGAACCCCGCATCGCCTACGACCGCGTCCACCTTTCTTCTTACTTCTCTCACCACACGGCAGAAGAACTGTCGCTGGTCCGTGAAGGTTTCTACGAGAAGCACGGTGTCAAAGTTCTGGTCGGCGAACGCGCTATCACCATCAACCGTAAAGAAAAGGTGATCCACTCCAGCGCTGGCCGTACCGTCTTTTATGACAAACTGATCATGGCGACCGGATCTTACCCGTGGATCCCACCGATCAAAGGGTCTGAAACTCAAGATTGCTTCGTTTACCGTACCATTGAAGATCTGAACGCCATTGAATCCTGCGCCCGCCGTAGCAAACGCGGTGCGGTAGTCGGCGGTGGTCTGCTCGGCCTCGAAGCCGCAGGCGCGCTGAAAAACCTCGGCGTCGAAACGCACGTTATCGAATTTGCCCCAATGCTGATGGCTGAACAGCTCGATCAGATGGGCGGCGAACAGCTCAAACGCAAAATCGAAAGCATGGGTGTGAAAGTTCACACCAATAAGAACACCAAAGAGATCGTGCAGGAAGGCGAAGAAGCGCGTAAAACCATGCGTTTCGCCGACGGCAGCCAGCTGGAAGTCGATTTTATCGTCTTCTCCACCGGTATTCGCCCACGCGACAAACTGGCCACCCAATGTGGTCTGGAAGTCGGTCAGCGCGGCGGCATCATGATCAACGACAGCTGCCAGACCTCTGACCCGGATATCTACGCTATCGGCGAATGCGCCAGCTGGAAAAACCGCGTTTACGGCCTGGTCGCACCAGGCTATAAAATGGCGCAGGTTGCCGTTGACCATATCCTCGGTAACGAAAACAGCTTCCAGGGTGCGGACATGAGCGCCAAGCTGAAACTGCTGGGCGTAGACGTCGGTGGTATTGGCGATGCACACGGCCGTACGCCGGGCGCACGCAGCTACGTTTACCTCGACGAAAACAAAGAGGTCTACAAACGTCTTATCGTCAGCCCGGACAATAAAACGCTGCTTGGCGCGGTACTGGTGGGTGACACCAGCGACTTCGGCAACCTACTGCAATTGGCGCTGAACACCATTGAATTGCCGGAAAACCCAGACGCGCTGATCCTGCCTGCCCATGCGAGCGGCGGTAAGCCCTCTATCGGCGTCGATAAACTGCCGGACAGCGCACAGATTTGTTCGTGCTTTGACGTCACCAAAGGCGCACTGATCGCCGCTATCAACAAAGGTTGCCACACCGTCGCCGCGCTGAAAGCAGAAACCAAAGCCGGTACCGGCTGCGGCGGCTGTATCCCGCTGGTCACTCAGGTGCTCAATGCCGAATTGGCGAAACAAGGCATCGAAGTCAACCACAGCCTGTGTGAACACTTTGCGTTTACCCGTCAGGAGCTCTACCACCTGATCCGCGTAGAAGGCATCAAAACCTTCGACGAACTGCTGGCAAAATACGGTAAAGGCTACGGCTGTGAAGTGTGTAAACCGACCGTCGGTTCCCTGCTGGCCTCTTGCTGGAACGAGTTCATCCTCAAGCCGCAGCACACACCGCTGCAGGATACCAACGATAACTTCCTGGCTAACATCCAGAAAGACGGGACTTATTCCGTCATCCCGCGCTCTGCGGGTGGTGAAATCACCCCGGAAGGCCTGGTTGCCGTCGGCCGTATCGCCAGCGAATTTAATCTGTACACCAAAATCACCGGTTCTCAGCGTATCGGCCTGTTCGGTGCACAAAAAGATGACCTGCCAGAAATCTGGCGTCAGCTGATTGAAGCGGGCTTCGAAACCGGTCATGCCTACGCTAAAGCGCTGCGTATGGCAAAAACCTGCGTAGGCAGCACGTGGTGCCGTTATGGCGTCGGCGACAGCGTAGGCTTCGGCGTTGAGCTGGAAAACCGCTACAAGGGCATTCGTACGCCGCATAAGATGAAGTTTGGCGTCTCTGGCTGTACTCGCGAATGTGCGGAAGCTCAGGGTAAAGACGTGGGCATCATCGCCACCGAGAAAGGCTGGAACCTGTACGTCTGCGGCAACGGCGGCATGAAACCGCGCCACGCGGATCTGCTGGCGGCTGACCTCGACCGCGATACGCTTATCAAGTACCTCGACCGCTTCATGATGTTCTACATCCGTACCGCCGATAAACTGACGCGTACCGCGCCGTGGCTGGATAACCTGGAAGGCGGGATCGACTATCTGCGTTCAGTGATCATCGACGACAAGCTGGGCCTGAATCAGCATCTGGAAGAAGAGATCGCCCGTCTGCGTGAAGCCTTTGCCTGTGAATGGACTGAAACCGTTAACGATCCCGCAGCGCAGGTTCGTTTCAAACACTTTATCAACAGCGAACAGCGTGACCCGAATGTCCAGGTGGTCTCCGAGCGTGCTCAGCATCGTCCGGCGACACCGTATGAACGCATTCCGGTTACTCTGGTGGAGGAAAACGCATGA
- a CDS encoding phosphoribulokinase: MSAKHPVIAVTGSSGAGTTTTSLAFRKIFGQLNLRAAEVEGDSFHRYTRPEMDMAIRKARDAGRHISYFGPDANDFGLLEQTFRDYGVNGSGQSRKYLHTYDEAVPWNQVPGTFTPWQPLQEPTDVLFYEGLHGGVVTPQNDVARHVDLLVGVVPIVNLEWIQKMIRDTSERGHSREAVMDSVVRSMEDYINYITPQFSRTHINFQRVPTVDTSNPFAAKSIPSLDESFVVIHFRNLDNIDYPWLLAMLQGSFISHMNTLVVPGGKLGLAMELIMMPLVQRLMEGRS; encoded by the coding sequence CAGCCTGGCATTCCGAAAAATTTTTGGTCAACTTAACCTGCGTGCCGCAGAAGTTGAAGGTGACAGCTTCCACCGTTATACCCGTCCGGAAATGGACATGGCAATCCGTAAGGCACGCGATGCCGGTCGGCATATCAGCTATTTCGGCCCAGACGCCAACGACTTTGGCCTGCTGGAACAAACTTTCCGCGACTATGGTGTTAACGGTAGCGGCCAGTCGCGCAAGTATTTACACACTTACGATGAAGCCGTGCCGTGGAATCAGGTGCCGGGAACGTTCACCCCCTGGCAACCCTTGCAGGAGCCAACCGATGTCTTGTTCTATGAAGGGCTACACGGCGGCGTAGTGACGCCACAAAATGATGTCGCGCGCCATGTGGATTTGTTGGTGGGCGTGGTGCCTATCGTTAACCTTGAGTGGATCCAGAAAATGATCCGCGACACCAGCGAGCGCGGGCACTCGCGTGAAGCGGTGATGGATTCGGTGGTGCGTTCGATGGAGGACTACATCAACTACATTACGCCGCAATTTTCCCGCACACATATCAACTTCCAGCGCGTCCCGACGGTCGATACTTCAAACCCTTTCGCCGCCAAAAGCATTCCATCGCTCGATGAGAGCTTTGTGGTCATTCACTTCCGTAATCTTGATAACATCGATTACCCGTGGCTGCTGGCGATGCTGCAAGGATCGTTTATTTCGCACATGAATACGCTGGTGGTTCCCGGCGGCAAGCTCGGGCTGGCGATGGAGCTCATCATGATGCCGCTGGTGCAGCGTTTGATGGAAGGAAGAAGCTAA
- the argD gene encoding bifunctional acetylornithine/succinyldiaminopimelate transaminase produces METKQPAITRATFDQVILPIYAPAEFIPVKGKGSRVWDQQGKEYIDFAGGIAVTALGHCHPALVEALKSQGETLWHTSNVFTNEPALRLGQKLVDATFAERVVFMNSGTEANETAFKLARYYASTRHSPYKTKIIAFHNAFHGRSLFTVSVGGQPKYSDGFGPKPADIIHVPFNDLHAVEAVMDDHTCAIVVEPIQGEGGVLAATPEFLQGLRALCDKHQALLVFDEVQSGMGRTGSLFAYMHYGVTPDILTSAKALGGGFPVSAVLTTEDIANAFHVGSHGSTYGGNPLACAVAGAAFDIINTPEVLNGVNAKRERFVQHLQQINSKYDLFSDVRGMGLLIGAELNAKYKGRARDFLYAAADVGVMVLNAGPDVMRFAPSLVVEEVDIDEGMQRFSQAVAKIVS; encoded by the coding sequence ATGGAAACCAAACAACCTGCAATCACCCGCGCGACCTTCGATCAGGTCATTTTGCCCATTTATGCACCGGCAGAGTTTATCCCGGTCAAAGGCAAAGGGAGTCGCGTGTGGGATCAGCAAGGCAAAGAGTACATCGATTTTGCCGGCGGCATCGCGGTCACGGCATTGGGGCACTGTCATCCGGCGTTGGTTGAGGCGCTGAAAAGTCAGGGTGAAACGCTGTGGCATACCAGCAACGTCTTTACCAACGAGCCTGCGCTGCGTCTGGGGCAGAAGTTAGTGGATGCCACCTTTGCCGAGCGCGTGGTGTTTATGAACTCCGGTACAGAAGCGAACGAAACCGCCTTTAAACTGGCGCGTTACTATGCCTCGACTCGTCATAGCCCTTACAAAACAAAAATTATCGCCTTCCATAATGCCTTCCATGGACGTTCGCTGTTTACCGTCTCCGTGGGCGGTCAGCCGAAGTATTCCGATGGATTTGGTCCGAAACCAGCCGATATTATCCATGTGCCGTTTAACGACCTGCATGCGGTAGAAGCGGTGATGGACGACCATACCTGCGCGATAGTTGTCGAGCCGATTCAGGGTGAAGGTGGCGTACTGGCGGCAACTCCGGAGTTCCTGCAAGGCCTGCGCGCGTTGTGTGATAAGCATCAGGCGCTGCTGGTCTTTGATGAAGTGCAGAGCGGTATGGGCCGCACCGGTTCGTTGTTTGCCTACATGCACTATGGCGTGACGCCGGACATTCTGACCAGCGCCAAAGCGCTGGGCGGCGGTTTCCCGGTCAGTGCGGTGCTGACCACCGAAGATATTGCCAATGCGTTCCACGTCGGTTCACACGGCTCAACCTATGGCGGTAACCCGCTGGCCTGCGCCGTCGCCGGTGCGGCATTCGATATTATCAACACGCCAGAAGTGCTGAACGGCGTCAATGCGAAACGTGAACGGTTTGTGCAGCATTTGCAGCAGATTAATTCGAAGTACGATCTGTTCAGCGATGTACGCGGGATGGGCCTGTTGATTGGTGCTGAGTTGAACGCGAAGTACAAAGGGCGCGCGCGTGATTTCCTCTACGCGGCGGCAGACGTCGGTGTAATGGTACTGAATGCCGGCCCGGACGTGATGCGCTTTGCGCCATCGCTGGTGGTGGAAGAAGTGGATATTGACGAAGGGATGCAGCGCTTCTCGCAGGCCGTGGCGAAAATCGTTAGCTAG
- the crp gene encoding cAMP-activated global transcriptional regulator CRP: MVLGKPQTDPTLEWFLSHCHIHKYPSKSTLIHQGEKAETLYYIVKGSVAVLIKDEEGKEMILSYLNQGDFIGELGLFEEGQERSAWVRAKTACEVAEISYKKFRQLIQVNPDILMRLSSQMARRLQITSEKVGNLAFLDVTGRIAQTLLNLAKQPDAMTHPDGMQIKITRQEIGQIVGCSRETVGRILKMLEDQNLISAHGKTIVVYGTR; this comes from the coding sequence ATGGTGCTTGGCAAACCGCAAACAGACCCGACTCTCGAATGGTTCTTGTCTCATTGCCATATTCATAAGTACCCATCGAAGAGCACGCTGATTCACCAGGGTGAAAAAGCTGAAACGCTGTATTACATCGTCAAAGGCTCAGTGGCTGTACTCATCAAGGATGAAGAAGGCAAAGAGATGATCCTCTCTTACCTCAACCAGGGTGACTTTATCGGCGAGTTAGGCCTGTTCGAAGAAGGCCAGGAACGCAGCGCATGGGTACGGGCAAAAACCGCTTGTGAAGTTGCTGAAATCTCTTATAAAAAATTCCGTCAGCTGATTCAGGTAAACCCAGACATCCTGATGCGTTTGTCTTCGCAAATGGCACGTCGTCTGCAGATTACCTCTGAAAAAGTCGGCAACCTGGCATTCCTGGACGTGACCGGACGTATCGCCCAGACCCTGCTGAATCTGGCCAAACAGCCGGACGCAATGACCCACCCAGACGGTATGCAGATTAAAATCACCCGTCAGGAAATCGGTCAGATCGTTGGTTGTTCCCGCGAAACCGTGGGCCGTATTCTGAAAATGCTGGAAGATCAAAATCTGATCTCCGCACACGGCAAAACGATTGTCGTCTACGGCACCCGCTGA
- the ppiA gene encoding peptidylprolyl isomerase A yields the protein MLKSTLAAVAAVFALSAMAPAALAATNDPHVLLTTSAGNIELQLDSQKAPVSVENFLKYVNSGFYNNTTFHRVIPGFMVQGGGFNEQMQQKQPNPPIKNEADNGLRNTRGTIAMARTADKDSATSQFFINVADNAFLDHGQRDFGYAVFGKVVKGMDVADKISQVQSHNVGPYQNVPSKPIVILSAKVLP from the coding sequence ATGCTCAAATCAACTCTGGCGGCCGTGGCGGCTGTTTTCGCTCTTTCCGCGATGGCTCCTGCAGCTTTAGCAGCAACCAATGACCCGCATGTTCTGCTGACCACGTCGGCTGGCAACATCGAGCTGCAGCTGGATAGCCAGAAAGCGCCCGTTTCTGTTGAAAACTTCCTGAAGTATGTCAACAGTGGTTTCTATAACAACACCACGTTCCACCGTGTGATCCCGGGCTTTATGGTTCAGGGCGGCGGCTTTAACGAGCAGATGCAGCAGAAGCAACCAAATCCACCGATTAAAAACGAAGCCGATAACGGCCTGCGTAATACCCGTGGCACTATCGCGATGGCGCGTACCGCCGATAAAGACAGCGCAACCAGCCAGTTCTTTATCAACGTGGCCGACAATGCTTTCTTAGATCACGGCCAGCGTGATTTTGGCTATGCCGTATTCGGCAAAGTGGTTAAGGGGATGGATGTGGCAGACAAAATTTCCCAGGTGCAGAGCCATAACGTAGGGCCGTACCAGAATGTGCCGTCCAAGCCTATCGTTATCCTGTCAGCAAAAGTCTTACCGTAA
- a CDS encoding YccS/YhfK family putative transporter codes for MWRRLIYHPEVNYALRQTLVLCLPVAIGLLFGHLQQGLLFSLVPACCNIAGLDTPHKRFFKRLTIGGCLFAGCSLAVQLLLAKEVPLPLILTVLALLLGVTAEISALHGRLLPASLIAAIFTLSLAGNMPIWQPLLLYALGTLWYGLFNWWWFWMWREQPLRESLSLLYRQLADYCEAKYSLLTQHTDPSTALPPLLNRQQKVVDLISQCYQQLHMLAANQHNDYKRLLRAFQVGLDLQEHISVSLHQPEEVQKLVERSHAEAVIRWNAQTVAARLRVLADDILYHRYPSRFTMDKQIGALEKIADQHPDNPVGQFCAWHFSRIARVLRAQRPLYPRDLMADKERRLPLFPAIKSYLSLKSPALRNAGRLSVMLSIASLMGTALHLPKPYWILMTVLLVTQNGYGATRVRIFHRAAGTLAGLVIAAIALHFHAPQGLALAGMLVITLSSYLIIRRSYGWATVGFTVTAVYTLQILTLNGEQFIVARFIDTIIGCLIAFGGMLWLWPQWQSGQLRQSAQAALEADQEAIRLILSPDPQAPKLAYQRMRVNQAHNTLFNTLNQAMQEPGFNPRYLEDMKLWVTHSQFIVEHINAMTTLAREHTMLTPNLAQQYLESCEIALQRCQQRLEYDEAGSGGEVNIMESPDALSHGALSTMEQHLQRILGHLNTMHTISSVAWRQRPRHGGWLKRRAS; via the coding sequence ATGTGGCGCAGGCTGATTTACCACCCGGAAGTCAACTATGCACTGCGGCAAACGCTGGTGTTATGTTTGCCGGTCGCCATTGGCCTGCTCTTCGGCCATCTTCAACAAGGCCTGCTGTTCTCGTTAGTTCCCGCTTGCTGCAATATCGCCGGTCTTGATACCCCGCATAAACGTTTTTTCAAACGTCTGACTATCGGCGGCTGCCTGTTTGCCGGATGCAGTCTGGCGGTACAGCTATTACTGGCAAAAGAGGTCCCGCTACCGCTCATCCTGACCGTGCTCGCCCTTTTACTTGGGGTGACAGCTGAAATCAGCGCGTTACATGGACGACTGCTACCCGCCTCGCTGATTGCCGCTATTTTCACCCTCAGTCTTGCGGGCAATATGCCTATCTGGCAGCCGCTACTGCTCTATGCGCTCGGCACACTGTGGTACGGATTATTTAACTGGTGGTGGTTCTGGATGTGGCGCGAACAGCCGCTGCGCGAATCGCTGAGCCTGCTCTATCGCCAGCTCGCCGACTACTGTGAAGCCAAGTACAGCCTGCTGACTCAGCATACTGACCCCAGCACTGCGCTGCCACCGCTGTTAAACCGTCAGCAAAAGGTGGTGGATTTAATCTCCCAATGCTACCAGCAGCTGCACATGCTGGCGGCGAACCAGCACAACGATTACAAACGCCTGCTGCGCGCTTTTCAGGTAGGGCTGGATTTACAGGAGCATATCTCCGTTAGCCTGCACCAGCCGGAAGAGGTGCAAAAGCTCGTTGAGCGTAGCCACGCGGAAGCAGTGATCCGCTGGAACGCTCAGACCGTCGCCGCACGTTTGCGCGTGCTGGCGGATGATATTCTCTACCACCGCTACCCTAGCCGTTTCACCATGGACAAGCAGATTGGCGCGCTGGAAAAAATCGCTGACCAACATCCTGATAATCCGGTCGGCCAGTTCTGCGCCTGGCACTTCAGCCGAATCGCCAGAGTGTTACGAGCCCAGCGCCCACTGTATCCGCGAGACCTGATGGCGGATAAAGAACGTCGCCTGCCGTTGTTCCCGGCAATCAAGAGCTACCTGTCGCTAAAATCCCCCGCCCTGCGCAACGCGGGCAGGCTAAGCGTCATGCTGAGTATCGCTAGCCTGATGGGCACAGCGCTGCATCTGCCAAAACCGTATTGGATCCTGATGACGGTACTGCTGGTAACGCAAAACGGCTATGGCGCAACCCGCGTACGAATTTTCCATCGGGCAGCAGGTACGCTTGCTGGTCTGGTGATTGCAGCCATCGCCCTGCACTTCCACGCACCACAAGGGCTAGCGCTTGCCGGGATGCTGGTTATCACACTCAGCAGCTACCTGATTATTCGCCGCAGCTATGGTTGGGCCACCGTTGGTTTTACCGTCACGGCGGTATATACCCTACAAATTCTCACGTTAAATGGTGAACAGTTTATCGTTGCCCGCTTTATCGACACCATCATCGGCTGCCTGATTGCCTTCGGCGGTATGCTCTGGCTGTGGCCACAATGGCAAAGCGGTCAACTGCGACAAAGTGCCCAGGCAGCGCTGGAGGCCGATCAGGAAGCCATTCGTCTGATCCTAAGCCCAGACCCACAGGCCCCTAAGCTTGCGTATCAGCGCATGCGCGTAAACCAGGCCCACAATACGCTGTTCAACACCCTTAATCAGGCCATGCAGGAGCCGGGCTTTAACCCGCGTTATCTGGAAGACATGAAACTGTGGGTCACCCACAGTCAGTTTATCGTCGAGCATATCAACGCGATGACGACGCTTGCGCGCGAGCACACCATGCTGACGCCGAATCTGGCGCAACAGTATCTGGAGTCGTGCGAAATTGCCCTACAACGCTGTCAGCAGCGTCTGGAGTATGATGAGGCGGGCAGTGGCGGCGAGGTGAACATTATGGAGTCGCCGGACGCGCTGTCCCATGGGGCGTTAAGCACCATGGAACAGCATCTCCAGCGTATTCTGGGGCATCTGAACACCATGCACACCATCTCATCGGTGGCCTGGCGTCAGCGCCCACGTCATGGCGGCTGGTTAAAGCGACGAGCTAGCTAA
- a CDS encoding OsmC family protein translates to MQARVKWIEGLTFLGESASGHQILMDGNSGDKAPSPMEVVLMAAGGCSAIDVVSILQKGRNDVTDCEVKLTSERREEAPRLFTHINLHFIVTGKDLKDAAVARAVSLSAEKYCSVALMLEKAVNITHSYEVIEG, encoded by the coding sequence ATGCAAGCGCGTGTGAAATGGATTGAAGGCTTAACCTTCCTCGGTGAGTCCGCTTCAGGCCACCAGATTTTGATGGACGGCAACTCGGGTGATAAAGCCCCAAGCCCGATGGAAGTGGTCCTGATGGCAGCCGGTGGCTGTAGTGCAATTGATGTGGTTTCCATTTTGCAAAAGGGTCGCAATGACGTCACTGATTGCGAAGTGAAACTGACTTCCGAACGTCGTGAAGAGGCGCCGCGCCTGTTCACACATATCAACCTGCACTTCATCGTGACGGGTAAGGATCTTAAAGATGCCGCGGTTGCTCGTGCGGTGTCCCTGTCTGCTGAGAAATACTGCTCGGTTGCGCTGATGCTCGAAAAAGCGGTGAATATCACCCACTCTTATGAAGTGATTGAAGGCTAA